The following are encoded together in the Zingiber officinale cultivar Zhangliang chromosome 8A, Zo_v1.1, whole genome shotgun sequence genome:
- the LOC122009237 gene encoding methyl-CpG-binding domain-containing protein 9-like isoform X3 has translation MTYHDSSQIWPVGYRSVWHDEITGSLFECEVSDGGNSGPVFKVQRHPCSASPLPVGETVLHYNSSRKSDAPETTESSMIFESSLELDDDILILLSDPTYADQEMISCFNSNFHGISHESSMHMDAHEQHAIHHVDNCSEEFEDSLKITSPRDEIGDFYVEGRSSLSVWKMVSQTFVDSCQEAYRQSGSLKFFCRHRCQRTHYFGDGKQKTLDYPAALGKFCSPSGPINVPQVIRSDAELDSSCKSLAEWLNQDRFGLDIEFVQEVIETFPESHACAGYQFLINKLDASKLMTVASGALLAVQRNGGRGKDKVFPCGLYRRPTLSQPHDFTDEHQLTERQPPPGKPCSRRLPPELVGDVYQIFEFLCRFYETLGLNEPPMFEELVEELIDPWPIDSMYGEREKLEREIQDYGELVAKSHDTLTSQNLLPTRGADTQALDVSPFMFIPNETASAREAVQAKLASRTYGRCTGVRLTKVHTSLLKLLIGEILGKVTFYMDPNSDARESRSRRGRKKDLENTVTAKDPKTDILPANEFTWPDLARRYILVVLFMNFVMDSPDIFAREGLKLIRCLQGDGGVLCSSLSGVAGMEADAVLLAEAEMQISDSGKQKHKVSIVGHKDSVADGTSEPVVHGKNLPEWALLLEPVKKLPTNVGTRIRKCIYDALEHNPPEWAKKVLEHSISKEVYKGNASGPTKKAVLSVLAEASGGKHLHKPEKKSKEKNPISLSDAVMRRCRMVLRHALSADEEKVFCNLLGSPMANVNDNEDEGILGFPAMVSRPLDFHTIDLRLAVGAYGTSHEAFLEDVQEVWHNLSIAYKDHSDLMQLVEELSVNFESLYEKEVLTLVEKIADPAGTESLDPVKQKELYDILATSEMLKAPWEEGVCKVCGIDKDDDSVLLCDTCDSEYHTYCLNPPLARIPEGNWYCPSCVRIQSKKQDWNHHTLVSKNTERRYLGEGNRAFQEALKQLTCTMKERDYWEYSIEERILLLKFLCDEVLSTGLIKEHLDQCNETSNDLQQKLRALVMDWKTLKFKEEILSLNIARERTNKPGDSPREEEEEIASAGLAECQRNVSDTSVDADTGVIPETSTVESPVGQDGQNDFRKNVDQFSKSMIDAHSDHGRKVEMQSGDQHTLDKGADSGNALYTVSLGQGNQIKQDKGLSLISSDQEGKEGKEESIRGFDNETARRGLLGDDSSICERPDVTQNVGRPVVVLTHADTSHGSIMVTHRGTAQDNNILRTKRLINTSTEFLSSNQGDVNQGNTNVSHATSIENSLNNLELDTLKNQISHVELSISRVESQLMMTSLRRDFLGRDSFGRLYWAICRPGIRPWLVADGSTMVPEESSRMEELSQPKGNDLVDMVSPSSAPMSGPGGSDVCSTSACGSQKFSYYSFSLYENDNDIQEITSWLTSADPKEKELKDNILHWQRILHQVSNIISNDSHPTSKSSNSKDCMVSRCLTTKAAMILEAKYGPFLELEAIEIPKRKGKKGKPSHDERMFRCECLEPVWPSRHHCLSCHQTFSTEVELDGHNDGRCTPNNTGSDESKESNDQSKVKGIRSENVRGKDNHEEIDVGDSSEKFFEFNSSFVRLSRTTCPYDFDLISKRFIVENSNKEIVQEIGLIGSNGIPSFVPSGAFFLNSGEELSQSLNSNVNGSTALSFSSGVQFLLPRGRGRTGLNITEDEVRRGNGHASTSQNAFDSVNDEQSQRIKRSTRGIGNEGEASSMTSNTQHAGISSGCTVPESSLKPVVGKTSEILKRLKVNLLDMEAALPVEALRPSKLILQKRCAWRTFVKSLQSIFEMIQATTLLEGMVKTEYLKNGWWYWSSQTAAARTSTVSSLALRIYTLDDCLTYTKNQDPGSNTIESDPKPANKAGKKRKDMET, from the exons TCTAGAAAATCTGATGCACCAGAAACAACAGAAAGTAGCATGATCTTTGAGTCTAGCCTAGAGCTAGATGATGATATTTTAATACTTCTATCAGATCCAACATATGCAGATCAGGAAATGATATCGTGCTTCAATAGTAACTTTCATGGAATTTCACATGAATCCTCCATGCACATGGATGCACATGAACAACATGCTATACATCATGTGGATAACTGCTCGGAAGAGTTTGAAGATTCTTTAAAAATAACTTCTCCAAGGGATGAAATTGGAGATTTTTATGTGGAAGGAAGATCGTCATTATCAGTATGGAAGATGGTGTCTCAAACTTTTGTTGATTCATGCCAGGAAGCCTATAGGCAGTCAGGTTCTCTGAAGTTCTTCTGCAGACACAGATGCCAAAGAACACATTATTTTGGAGATGGAAAACAAAAAACTCTAGATTATCCTGCTGCCTTAGGTAAGTTTTGCAGTCCTTCTGGTCCCATCAATGTACCACAAGTCATTCGGAGTGACGCAGAGCTTGATTCTTCATGCAAATCACTTGCAGAGTGGCTAAATCAAGACAGATTTGGATTAGATATAGAATTTGTACAGGAAGTGATTGAAACTTTTCCTGAATCACATGCATGTGCTGGTTACCAGTTTCTAATTAACAAGTTAGATGCTTCAAAGTTGATGACTGTTGCTAGTGGGGCACTCCTAGCAGTACAAAGGAATGGTGGCAGAGGTAAAGATAAAGTTTTTCCATGTGGTTTATATAGAAGGCCGACACTATCTCAGCCACATGATTTCACCGATGAACACCAACTAACTGAGCGCCAACCACCACCAGGAAAACCTTGCAGCAGAAGGCTTCCGCCAGAGCTGGTTGGAGATGTTTATCAG ATATTTGAATTTCTATGTCGTTTTTATGAAACTTTGGGTCTAAATGAACCTCCAATGTTTGAGGAACTTGTGGAAGAACTTATTGATCCCTGGCCCATCGATTCAATGTACGGGGAGAGGGAGAAGTTGGAAAGGGAAATTCAAGATTATGGGGAGTTGGTTGCAAAATCACACGACACTTTAACTAGTCAAAATTTGCTACCGACACGAGGGGCTGACACACAAGCATTAGATGTAAGTCCATTTATGTTTATTCCAAATGAAACAGCATCAGCAAGGGAAGCTGTTCAAGCTAAATTGGCATCACGTACTTATGGCAGATGTACTGGTGTTAGATTGACTAAGGTTCATACTTCACTGCTGAAACTTTTGATTGGAGAGATCCTTGGGAAAGTTACTTTTTACATGGATCCAAATTCTGATGCTAGAGAATCAAGATCTAGACGTGGACGGAAGAAGGATCTTGAGAACACAGTTACTGCAAAAGACCCCAAGACTGATATATTACCTGCCAATGAATTTACATGGCCGGATTTGGCCAGGAGATATATCTTGGTTGTTTTGTTCATGAATTTTGTTATGGACTCCCCAGATATCTTTGCTCGCGAAGGACTGAAGTTGATCCGCTGCTTACAGGGTGATGGCGGTGTCCTTTGTAGTTCCCTATCAGGTGTTGCTGGTATGGAAGCTGATGCAGTG CTGCTTGCAGAGGCTGAAATGCAGATATCTGATTCTGGAAAGCAGAAACATAAAGTCTCGATAGTTGGGCACAAGGATTCTGTTGCAGATGGAACTTCTGAACCTGTTGTACATGGAAAAAATCTTCCTGAATGGGCATTACTTCTAGAACCAGTGAAAAAGTTGCCAACTAATGTTGGTACAAGAATAAGAAAGTGCATTTATGATGCTCTAGAACATAATCCTCCAGAATGGGCGAAGAAAGTTTTGGAGCATTCTATAAGTAAGGAGGTTTATAAGGGGAATGCCTCGGGGCCAACTAAG AAAGCTGTTCTTTCTGTCCTAGCTGAGGCATCAGGTGGAAAGCACCTTCATAAGCCAGAGAAGAAAAGCAAAGAGAAAAATCctatatcattgtctgatgctgtTATGAGAAGATGCCGTATGGTACTCCGTCATGCTCTTTCTGCAGATGAAGAGAAAGTTTTCTGCAATTTGCTTGGGTCTCCAATGGCAAATGTCaatgataatgaagatgaagGTATTCTTGGATTTCCTGCTATGGTTTCTCGCCCTTTAGATTTTCACACCATTGACTTAAGGTTGGCTGTTGGGGCTTATGGTACTTCACACGAAGCTTTTCTAGAGGATGTTCAAGAG GTGTGGCATAATTTATCAATTGCTTATAAAGACCATTCTGATCTGATGCAGTTAGTTGAGGAATTGTCAGTGAATTTTGAATCACTGTACGAGAAAGAG GTACTTACTCTAGTGGAGAAAATTGCTGATCCTGCTGGTACTGAGTCTCTGGACCCTGTAAAGCAGAAAGAATTGTATGATATTCTTGCAACAAGTGAAATGCTCAAAGCTCCTTGGGAAGAGGGAGTTTGTAAAGTCTGTGGCATTGATAAGGATGATGACAGTGTTTTGCTTTGTGATACTTGTGACTCAGAATACCATACATATTGTTTAAATCCTCCTCTTGCTCGGATTCCAGAAGGGAATTGGTATTGTCCATCATGTGTTAGGATTCAGTCCAAAAAACAAGATTGGAACCATCATACACTTGTTAGCAAGAACACTGAGAGAAGATATTTGGGAGAGGGTAATCGTGCTTTTCAAGAGGCCTTGAAACAACTTACATGCACAATGAAAGAGAGAGACTATTGGGAATACAGTATTGAAGAG AGAATATTGCTGCTGAAATTTCTGTGTGATGAGGTGCTGAGCACTGGACTTATTAAGGAACACCTAGATCAGTGTAATGAAACGTCAAATGATTTGCAGCAAAAATTGCGAGCACTAGTTATGGACTGGAAAACTTTGAAATTCAAGGAAGAAATTTTGTCTTTGAACATTGCAAGAGAACGTACTAATAAACCTGGCGACAGCCcaagggaagaggaagaagaaattgCATCTGCTGGGCTAGCTGAGTGTCAGCGGAATGTCAGTGACACTTCTGTAGATGCTGATACTGGTGTCATTCCTGAAACTTCAACAGTGGAGTCCCCTGTTGGACAGGATGGACAAAATGATTTCAGAAAGAATGTGGATCAGTTTTCTAAGAGTATGATTGATGCTCATTCTGATCATGGTAGGAAAGTTGAGATGCAGTCTGGTGATCAACATACTCTAGACAAGGGTGCAGATTCTGGTAATGCACTCTACACTGTTTCACTTGGTCAAGGAAAccaaataaaacaagataaaggGCTATCACTAATTTCTTCTGACCAAGAAGGTAAGGAAGGAAAGGAAGAATCTATTCGTGGTTTTGATAATGAAACTGCACGGAGAGGGTTGCTGGGTGATGACAGCAGCATCTGTGAAAGACCTGATGTGACACAAAACGTTGGAAGGCCAGTAGTAGTACTTACCCATGCAGACACATCTCATGGTTCTATTATGGTCACTCATAGAGGTACAGCACAGGATAATAATATTTTAAGGACTAAGAGGCTAATCAATACATCAACAGAGTTTCTCTCCTCCAACCAAGGTGATGTAAACCAGGGAAACACCAATGTTTCTCATGCCACATCTATTGAGAACAGTCTCAACAATCTTGAACTGGATACTTTAAAGAATCAAATTTCACATGTGGAGTTGTCAATTTCTAGAGTAGAATCTCAGCTTATGATGACATCTTTAAGAAGGGATTTTCTTGGAAGGGATTCTTTTGGTCGATTATATTGGGCTATATGCAGACCTGGTATTCGTCCTTGGCTGGTTGCTGATGGAAGCACAATGGTACCAGAAGAGAGTAGTCGAATGGAAGAGTTAAGCCAGCCCAAGGGTAATGACCTTGTGGATATGGTCTCCCCAAGTTCAGCACCAATGTCTGGGCCAGGTGGATCTGATGTATGTAGCACATCTGCATGTGGTTCGCAAAAGTTTAGCTATTATTCATTTTCTTTGTATGAAAATGACAATGATATTCAGGAAATTACTAGTTGGCTGACCAGTGCTGACCCTAAAGAAAAAGAATTGAAGGACAATATCTTGCACTGGCAAAGAATACTACACCAAGTATCTAACATCATTTCGAATGACTCTCATCCTACTTCAAAATCCTCCAATAGCAAGGATTGTATGGTATCTCGATGTTTAACTACAAAGGCTGCAATGATTCTCGAAGCCAAGTATGGTCCTTTCTTGGAGCTGGAAGCAATTGAAATTCCTAAGAGAAAAGGTAAGAAGGGAAAACCAAGTCATGATGAGAGAATGTTCAGATGCGAGTGCTTAGAACCTGTATGGCCTTCTAGACACCATTGTTTGTCTTGTCACCAAACATTTTCAACTGAAGTGGAGCTTGATGGACATAATGATGGAAGGTGTACCCCAAATAATACTGGATCTGATGAAAGCAAAGAAAGCAATGATCAATCAAAAGTTAAGGGAATAAGGTCTGAAAACGTTAGGGGAAAAGACAATCATGAGGAAATTGATGTTGGCGATTCATCAGAGAAATTTTTTGAATTCAACTCCAGTTTTGTTAGACTTTCAAGGACAACATGCCCATATGACTTTGACTTGATCAGCAAAAGGTTCATAGTAGAAAACTCTAACAAGGAGATAGTGCAAGAAATTGGTCTTATTGGGTCCAATGGAATTCCATCCTTTGTTCCTTCAGGTGCTTTCTTTTTGAATTCAGGAGAAGAGCTGAGCCAAAGTCTGAATTCTAATGTTAATGGGAGCACTGCTTTGTCTTTTTCTTCAGGAGTACAGTTCCTACTACCTAGAGGGAGGGGTCGAACAGGGTTAAATATAACTGAAGATGAAGTTAGAAGAGGGAATGGACATGCCAGCACATCTCAGAATGCTTTTGATAGTGTTAATGATGAACAATCTCAGAGAATCAAAAGATCTACTCGAGGTATTGGTAATGAGGGAGAAGCATCCTCCATGACCAGTAACACTCAGCATGCTGGAATTAGCAGTGGATGCACAGTTCCAGAATCATCATTGAAACCTGTAGTTGGGAAGACATCTGAAATTCTTAAGCGGCTCAAGGTTAACTTACTTGATATGGAAGCTGCACTTCCAGTTGAAGCACTGAgaccttcaaaattaattttgcaaaaaaGATGTGCTTGGCGCACCTTTGTTAAATCTTTGCAGTCCATATTTGAG ATGATTCAAGCAACAACCCTACTTGAAGGTATGGTTAAAACGGAGTACCTAAAAAATGGGTGGTGGTACTGGTCCTCTCAGACAGCTGCTGCAAGGACATCAACGGTTTCGTCGCTTGCTCTTCGTATTTACACTCTTGATGATTGTCTCACCTACACCAAGAACCAGGATCCTGGTTCAAATACCATAGAGAGTGATCCAAAGCCGGCAAATAAGGCAGGAAAGAAGAGGAAAGATATGGAGACATGA